A portion of the Novosphingobium sp. KA1 genome contains these proteins:
- a CDS encoding carboxylesterase/lipase family protein, translated as MRAERLGGMRRALAVSLGLGMAIGLGTGCAATADPGALVHEENGALQGHAEGGVISWKGIPFAAPPVGNLRWRAPQPAASWQGVRDAGEYGDDCMQKPFDGDAAPLGTPPAEDCLYANVWRPERAGGKLPVVVWIYGGGFVNGGASPPTYSGVELARQGVLFFSFNYRVGRFGTFAHPALTQAQEDGGLLGNYGYLDQIAALSWVQRNIEAFGGDPDNVTIVGESAGGMSVHNLVTSPLANGLFDKAVVMSGGDGQMLVDADLASAEAAGLRFAAGKGIAADDPESLAKLRALPADAVVDGLNLAALFAPSSAPRTFASPFADGRIAVDQRKAYASGTFHQVPMIIGATSDDIGGVAGGMIAGARQLSGLIADQGVPVWEYRFGYVASSLPQDGKGAGHATDIPYFLGTVAIKYGAGASDRDAGMARIASGYLVNFAKTGDPNGADLPVWQPRSRQGEAILDLAPDGTAANIPDPLLPQIDAASQGQ; from the coding sequence ATGCGAGCTGAGCGTCTTGGGGGAATGAGGCGGGCGCTGGCCGTTTCGCTGGGTCTGGGGATGGCGATCGGCCTGGGGACGGGCTGTGCGGCTACGGCCGATCCCGGGGCGTTGGTGCATGAGGAAAACGGCGCGCTTCAGGGCCATGCCGAAGGCGGCGTGATCAGCTGGAAGGGCATCCCCTTCGCCGCGCCGCCAGTGGGCAACTTGCGCTGGCGGGCGCCGCAGCCGGCGGCTTCGTGGCAGGGCGTGCGCGATGCGGGCGAATATGGCGATGACTGCATGCAGAAGCCGTTCGACGGCGATGCCGCGCCGCTCGGCACGCCGCCTGCGGAAGACTGCCTCTACGCCAACGTCTGGCGCCCGGAGCGGGCCGGGGGCAAGCTGCCGGTGGTGGTGTGGATCTATGGCGGCGGCTTCGTCAATGGCGGGGCCTCGCCGCCGACGTATTCGGGGGTCGAACTCGCGCGGCAGGGCGTGCTGTTCTTCAGCTTCAACTACCGGGTCGGCCGGTTCGGCACGTTTGCCCATCCGGCGTTGACGCAGGCGCAGGAGGATGGCGGCCTGCTCGGCAATTACGGCTATCTCGACCAGATCGCGGCGCTTTCCTGGGTCCAGCGCAATATCGAGGCGTTCGGCGGCGATCCCGACAACGTGACGATCGTGGGCGAGAGCGCGGGCGGCATGTCGGTGCACAATCTCGTCACGTCGCCGCTGGCGAACGGGCTGTTCGACAAGGCGGTGGTGATGTCGGGCGGTGACGGGCAGATGCTGGTCGATGCCGATCTTGCATCGGCGGAGGCGGCGGGGCTGCGCTTTGCGGCAGGCAAGGGCATTGCCGCAGACGATCCCGAAAGCCTTGCGAAACTACGGGCACTTCCGGCCGATGCCGTGGTCGATGGGCTGAACCTGGCGGCGCTGTTCGCGCCGTCGAGCGCGCCGCGCACCTTTGCAAGCCCGTTCGCGGATGGCCGCATCGCCGTCGATCAGCGCAAGGCGTACGCTTCCGGCACGTTCCATCAGGTGCCGATGATCATCGGCGCGACAAGCGATGACATCGGCGGCGTTGCCGGCGGGATGATCGCGGGTGCACGCCAGTTGTCGGGCCTGATCGCCGACCAGGGCGTGCCGGTATGGGAATATCGCTTCGGTTATGTCGCCAGTTCACTGCCGCAGGACGGCAAGGGCGCGGGCCATGCGACCGACATTCCCTATTTTCTCGGCACCGTGGCGATCAAGTATGGTGCGGGGGCGAGCGATCGGGATGCCGGCATGGCGCGGATCGCCAGCGGCTATCTGGTGAACTTCGCGAAGACGGGCGATCCCAACGGTGCGGACCTGCCGGTCTGGCAGCCGCGTTCACGGCAGGGCGAGGCGATCCTCGATCTTGCCCCGGATGGCACGGCGGCAAACATTCCCGATCCACTGCTGCCGCAGATCGACGCCGCATCGCAGGGTCAGTGA